A genome region from Anopheles stephensi strain Indian chromosome 2, UCI_ANSTEP_V1.0, whole genome shotgun sequence includes the following:
- the LOC118517741 gene encoding anoctamin-5 isoform X1 — translation MSARQRSHSCRDSRASIDASRSSARLCNGGPALMRPRTNSPEDSVAVAVSYYSATKLLPNSIEARDQHFETRNDSSTLDGHTPLTDPAESHRSPNTVLSRMATNKLAEGVEHLNHFPDPDDVGGSFDVLLPNCIVQQGRSYGEESRADRQNPCSRATHSSPAGKPRSRRYSQDSCAPVYERLSVAGFVKNGMISDSCQNIKQMAHQQHQALMRHSTDNLRSINNYQGGAITVGELYHNREPVEMATSVGIGTAVGNELTNHGSKTKYFMHRMTAQDLGSGLEPSSSQDSTASPSSTILPKSVETVVDTDPTTTTTTNNGYATAMVNGSVSSASPKDTSFIDKLPPLEDIMESPMLKTPVEKWLQTEDRLSREEGPLPYGPEEPSRSPDLYSNLFGPKISASENIPGTPMDTPDIVSEFNKSFNSSTTSIINERRRSSSKLLGLGGADRNDPVTVGGGTHSSLSDQPIGGTAPGGQSYGGSLGKGSLRNLLKLRKASDQSQDTRRSSQQDKEGLDPESLMFRDGRRKIDMMLCYEEDDQGVMTELEALKRHQRKLFQENLIREGLEFEVEDKAQAFDGKTFFVKIHIPWRTESRYAEVMNLKLPVKRFITISVKEEETALRRQQNRILSYWNRLMSMTEYNHGRIEKEPSFYSATANGNPEEQFIVKDRCTSYTSAQRSLIVMQILMRTRFDETEKVNNVGIRRLLNDGTYLACFPLHEGRYDKDHSSGALFDRRLLYLEWARPIKWYKKQPLCLVRKYFGDKIALYFCWLGFYTKMLYAPAIVGLFCFLYGLASMDSSDNIPTKEICDENGPGKTILCPLCDRACSYQQLHESCFFAQLTYLFDNPSTVFFAIFMSFWATTFLELWKRKQSVLVWEWDLQNIENEEDMRPEFETTVKTFRINPVTREKEPYMPTWTRAVRFVATSSAVLFMISVVLGAVLGTIIYRISLVSVIYSGGGSFFRTHAKLFTTMTAALINLIIIMLLTRIYHKLALYLTNMENPRTQTEYEDSYTVKIFVFEFMNFYSSLIYIAFFKGRFYDYPGDDVARKSEFLRLKGDICDPAGCLSELCIQLAIIMVGKQCWNNFMEYFFPAFYNWWRQRKHKQLTKDETHLHMAWEQDYHLQDPGKLALFDEYLEMIVQYGFVTLFVAAFPLAPLFALLNNIAEIRLDAYKMVTQSRRPLAERVEDIGAWYGILKIITYTAVVSNAFVIAYTSDFIPRMVYKYVYSPQFSLHGYIEHSLSTFNTSDYKEEWGTKTESDPDTCQYRGYRNGPDADEQYGLSPHYWHVFAARLAFVVIFEHIVFVLTGIMQFIIPDIPIEVKTQMQREQLLAKEAKYQHGLKKSRETDYEEILHTLREQSNNSRQGMRGSWARRLSRLSDGLDAHVEVPNRPRHSLESTVWEVT, via the exons ATGAGTGCAAGGCAAAGATCGCATAGTTGTAGAGATTCACGTGCCTCTATTGACGCCTCTCGGAGCTCTGCTCGCCTGTGTAACGGAGGCCCAGCGCTCATGAGGCCACGCACTAACAGCCCCGAAGATTCAGTAGCCGTAGCAGTATCGTATTATAGTGCCACAAAACTATTACCGAACTCCATCGAAGCTCGCGATCAGCATTTTGAAACACGAAACGATTCGTCTACTCTCGACGGCCACACACCACTCACAGATCCCGCTGAAAGTCACCGATCGCCTAACACGGTCCTGTCGCGCATGGCTACCAATAAGCTGGCAGAAGGTGTCGAGCATTTGAACCACTTTCCCGACCCGGATGACGTCGGAGGTAGCTTCGATGTGCTGTTGCCAAACTGTATTGTGCAACAGGGACGGTCGTACGGTGAGGAATCTAGAGCGGACAGGCAGAATCCGTGTTCTAGGGCGACACATTCCAGTCCGGCTGGTAAACCTCGGAGCCGCCGGTACAGTCAGGACTCGTGTGCCCCCGTTTACGAACGGCTATCCGTTGCGGGGTTCGTTAAAAATGGCATGATTAGCGATAGTTGCCAAAATATTAAG CAGATGGCCCACCAACAGCACCAAGCGCTCATGCGACATAGTACGGACAATTTGAGATCTATTAATAACTACCAGGGGGGAGCTATCACCGTCGGTGAGCTATACCACAACCGCGAACCTGTCGAAATGGCAACGTCGGTTGGCATCGGTACGGCAGTGGGCAACGAACTGACCAATCACGGTTCCAAGACAAAATACTTCATGCATCGCATGACGGCCCAAGACTTGGGCAGCGGTCTCGAACCGTCCTCCTCGCAGGACAGTACAGCCTCACCGAGCTCCACCATTCTGCCGAAGTCAGTAGAAACCGTGGTGGACACTGACCcgaccaccactaccaccaccaacaatggCTATGCCACGGCAATGGTGAATGGGAGCGTTTCGAGCGCCAGTCCGAAGGATACAAGCTTCATTGATAAATTACCTCCGCTGGAAGACATTATGGAAAGCCCGATGCTAAAGACGCCGGTCGAGAAGTGGCTCCAGACCGAGGATCGGCTGTCCCGTGAAGAAGGCCCTCTGCCGTATGGTCCCGAGGAGCCCAGCCGTAG TCCCGACCTTTACAGCAATCTCTTTGGTCCGAAGATAAGTGCCAGTGAAAACATTCCCGGCACACCCATGGACACACCGGACATCGTTTCCGAGTTCAACAAAAGCTTCAATTCCAGCACCACGAGCATCATCAACGAGCGGCGACGATCGTCCTCGAAGTTGCTTGGGCTTGGTGGGGCCGACCGGAACGATCCGGTCACAGTCGGCGGCGGTACGCACAGTTCGCTCAGCGATCAACCTATCGGCGGTACTGCACCGGGTGGCCAAAGTTACGGGGGTTCCCTCGGGAAGGGAAGCCTACGAAATCTGCTCAAGCTACGCAAGGCTTCCGACCAGTCCCAGGACACCAGGCGTTCCAGTCAGCAGGATAAAGAG GGCCTGGATCCAGAGTCTCTGATGTTTCGCGACGGTCGCCGGAAGATAGACATGATGCTGTGCTACGAAGAGGACGATCAAGGTGTGATGACCGAGCTGGAAGCTTTGAAGCGTCACCAACGCAAACTGTTTCAGGAAAACCTCATCCGCGAAGGCCTAGAGTTTGAGGTGGAGGACAAAGCGCAGGCGTTCGATGGGAAAACGTTTTTCGTCAAAATTCACATTCCCTGGCGGACGGAGTCACGCTACGCGGAAGTGATGAATTTGAAGCTGCCGGTAAAACGGTTCATTACAATCAGTGTCAAG GAAGAGGAAACTGCCCTCCGTCGGCAGCAAAACAGAATTTTGAGCTACTGGAACCGACTGATGTCCATGACCGAGTACAACCATGGCCGAATCGAAAAGGAGCCATCCTTCTACTCGGCCACGGCAAATGGAAATCCGGAGGAGCAGTTTATTGTGAAGGACCGCTGCACATCTTACACAAGCGCCCAACGTAGCTTGATCGTTATGCAAATCCTGATGAGGACGCGTTTCGACGAAACGGAAAAGGTGAACAACGTTGGCATTCGCCGACTACTTAACGACGGTACCTATCTGGCCTGTTTTCCGCTGCACGAGGGACGCTACGATAAGGATCATTCGTCTGGTGCTCTATTCGATCGCCGGCTGCTGTACCTGGAGTGGGCCCGTCCGATCAAGTGGTACAAGAAACAGCCGCTCTGTCTAGTGCGTAAATATTTTGGAGACAAAATTGCACTGTACTTCTGTTGGCTCGGATTCTACACCAAAATGCTGTATGCTCCGGCTATAGTTGGGCTGTTTTGTTTCCTGTACGGGCTCGCATCGATGGACTCGAGCGATAACATTCCGACGAAGGAAATCTGTGACGAGAATGGGCCCGGCAAAACGATTCTGTGCCCGCTGTGTGATCGAGCCTGCAGCTATCAGCAGCTGCACGAGTCGTGCTTCTTTGCCCAGCTCACCTATCTGTTTGACAATCCGTCCACCGTGTTCTTTGCGATCTTCATGTCCTTTTGGGCGACCACCTTTCTAGAGCTGTGGAAACGGAAGCAATCGGTACTGGTGTGGGAATGGGATCTGCAGAACATCGAAAATGAGGAAGACATGCGACCCGAGTTCGAAACGACCGTTAAAACGTTCCGCATTAATCCGGTGACGCGCGAGAAGGAACCTTACATGCCAACGTGGACTCGGGCCGTGCGTTTCGTAGCTACATCTAGTGCCGTCTTATTCATG ATTTCTGTCGTCCTTGGTGCCGTGCTGGGAACGATCATCTATCGAATATCACTCGTTTCGGTCATCTACAGCGGAGGAGGATCGTTTTTCCGTACGCATGCCAAACTATTTACCACCATGACCGCTGCACTTATCAAtcttatcatcatcatgctaCTTACTCGG ATTTACCACAAGTTAGCTCTCTACCTAACGAACATGGAAAATCCACGCACGCAGACAGAGTACGAAGATTCGTACACGGTGAAAATATTCGTATTTGAGTTTATGAACTTTTACAGTTCGCTCATCTACATAGCATTCTTCAAGGGCCGGTTTTACGACTATCCCGGTGATGATGTGGCGAGAAAGAGTGAATTTCTACGGTTGAAAGGTGATATTTGCGATCCGGCTGGCTGTCTGAGTGAACTTTGCATTCAGCTGGCCATCATCATGGTGGGCAAACAGTGCTGGAACAACTTTATGGAGTATTTTTTCCC TGCCTTTTACAATTGGTGGCGTCAGCGGAAACACAAGCAGCTTACGAAGGACGAAACACACCTGCATATGGCATGGGAGCAGGACTACCATTTGCAGGACCCTGGAAAGTTGGCCTTGTTTGATGAGTATCTGGAAATGA TCGTTCAATACGGATTCGTAACGCTGTTTGTAGCTGCCTTCCCGCTGGCACCTTTATTTGCGCTGCTGAACAACATTGCAGAAATTAGGCTAGACGCATATAAAATGGTAACGCAATCACGGCGTCCGCTAGCTGAACGAGTGGAAGACATTGGTGCTTGGTATGGTATACTGAAAATCATAACCTACACCGCTGTCGTGTCAAAC GCCTTCGTTATCGCTTACACTAGTGACTTCATTCCGCGAATGGTTTATAAGTACGTTTACTCACCACAATTCTCATTGCACGGGTATATCGAGCACTCGCTTTCGA CTTTCAACACCTCGGACTACAAAGAGGAGTGGGGCACTAAGACGGAATCGGACCCGGACACCTGCCAGTACAGAGGTTATCGTAACGGCCCGGATGCCGACGAGCAGTACGGCCTAAGTCCTCACTATTGGCATGTGTTTGCGGCGCGTTTGGCGTTTGTCGTGATATTCGAGCACATTGTGTTCGTGCTGACCGGTATCATGCAGTTCATCATACCCGATATACCGATCGAGGTTAAGACGCAGATGCAACGCGAACAGCTGCTAGCGAAGGAAGCCAAATATCAGCACGGGTTGAAGAAATCGCGTGAAACGGATTACGAAGAGATTCTGCACACGCTGCGCGagcaaagcaacaacagcaggcaAG GAATGCGTGGCAGCTGGGCACGTCGTCTAAGTAGGCTCAGTGATGGACTCGATGCACATGTGGAAGTTCCAAACCGACCAAGACACTCGTTAGAATCCACGGTATGGGAGGTTACCTAG
- the LOC118517741 gene encoding anoctamin-5 isoform X4 yields the protein MSARQRSHSCRDSRASIDASRSSARLCNGGPALMRPRTNSPEDSVAVAVSYYSATKLLPNSIEARDQHFETRNDSSTLDGHTPLTDPAESHRSPNTVLSRMATNKLAEGVEHLNHFPDPDDVGGSFDVLLPNCIVQQGRSYGEESRADRQNPCSRATHSSPAGKPRSRRYSQDSCAPVYERLSVAGFVKNGMISDSCQNIKQMAHQQHQALMRHSTDNLRSINNYQGGAITVGELYHNREPVEMATSVGIGTAVGNELTNHGSKTKYFMHRMTAQDLGSGLEPSSSQDSTASPSSTILPKSVETVVDTDPTTTTTTNNGYATAMVNGSVSSASPKDTSFIDKLPPLEDIMESPMLKTPVEKWLQTEDRLSREEGPLPYGPEEPSRSPDLYSNLFGPKISASENIPGTPMDTPDIVSEFNKSFNSSTTSIINERRRSSSKLLGLGGADRNDPVTVGGGTHSSLSDQPIGGTAPGGQSYGGSLGKGSLRNLLKLRKASDQSQDTRRSSQQDKEGLDPESLMFRDGRRKIDMMLCYEEDDQGVMTELEALKRHQRKLFQENLIREGLEFEVEDKAQAFDGKTFFVKIHIPWRTESRYAEVMNLKLPVKRFITISVKEEETALRRQQNRILSYWNRLMSMTEYNHGRIEKEPSFYSATANGNPEEQFIVKDRCTSYTSAQRSLIVMQILMRTRFDETEKVNNVGIRRLLNDGTYLACFPLHEGRYDKDHSSGALFDRRLLYLEWARPIKWYKKQPLCLVRKYFGDKIALYFCWLGFYTKMLYAPAIVGLFCFLYGLASMDSSDNIPTKEICDENGPGKTILCPLCDRACSYQQLHESCFFAQLTYLFDNPSTVFFAIFMSFWATTFLELWKRKQSVLVWEWDLQNIENEEDMRPEFETTVKTFRINPVTREKEPYMPTWTRAVRFVATSSAVLFMISVVLGAVLGTIIYRISLVSVIYSGGGSFFRTHAKLFTTMTAALINLIIIMLLTRIYHKLALYLTNMENPRTQTEYEDSYTVKIFVFEFMNFYSSLIYIAFFKGRFYDYPGDDVARKSEFLRLKGDICDPAGCLSELCIQLAIIMVGKQCWNNFMEYFFPAFYNWWRQRKHKQLTKDETHLHMAWEQDYHLQDPGKLALFDEYLEMIVQYGFVTLFVAAFPLAPLFALLNNIAEIRLDAYKMVTQSRRPLAERVEDIGAWYGILKIITYTAVVSNAFVIAYTSDFIPRMVYKYVYSPQFSLHGYIEHSLSTFNTSDYKEEWGTKTESDPDTCQYRGYRNGPDADEQYGLSPHYWHVFAARLAFVVIFEHIVFVLTGIMQFIIPDIPIEVKTQMQREQLLAKEAKYQHGLKKSRETDYEEILHTLREQSNNSRQGNWKNAWQLGTSSK from the exons ATGAGTGCAAGGCAAAGATCGCATAGTTGTAGAGATTCACGTGCCTCTATTGACGCCTCTCGGAGCTCTGCTCGCCTGTGTAACGGAGGCCCAGCGCTCATGAGGCCACGCACTAACAGCCCCGAAGATTCAGTAGCCGTAGCAGTATCGTATTATAGTGCCACAAAACTATTACCGAACTCCATCGAAGCTCGCGATCAGCATTTTGAAACACGAAACGATTCGTCTACTCTCGACGGCCACACACCACTCACAGATCCCGCTGAAAGTCACCGATCGCCTAACACGGTCCTGTCGCGCATGGCTACCAATAAGCTGGCAGAAGGTGTCGAGCATTTGAACCACTTTCCCGACCCGGATGACGTCGGAGGTAGCTTCGATGTGCTGTTGCCAAACTGTATTGTGCAACAGGGACGGTCGTACGGTGAGGAATCTAGAGCGGACAGGCAGAATCCGTGTTCTAGGGCGACACATTCCAGTCCGGCTGGTAAACCTCGGAGCCGCCGGTACAGTCAGGACTCGTGTGCCCCCGTTTACGAACGGCTATCCGTTGCGGGGTTCGTTAAAAATGGCATGATTAGCGATAGTTGCCAAAATATTAAG CAGATGGCCCACCAACAGCACCAAGCGCTCATGCGACATAGTACGGACAATTTGAGATCTATTAATAACTACCAGGGGGGAGCTATCACCGTCGGTGAGCTATACCACAACCGCGAACCTGTCGAAATGGCAACGTCGGTTGGCATCGGTACGGCAGTGGGCAACGAACTGACCAATCACGGTTCCAAGACAAAATACTTCATGCATCGCATGACGGCCCAAGACTTGGGCAGCGGTCTCGAACCGTCCTCCTCGCAGGACAGTACAGCCTCACCGAGCTCCACCATTCTGCCGAAGTCAGTAGAAACCGTGGTGGACACTGACCcgaccaccactaccaccaccaacaatggCTATGCCACGGCAATGGTGAATGGGAGCGTTTCGAGCGCCAGTCCGAAGGATACAAGCTTCATTGATAAATTACCTCCGCTGGAAGACATTATGGAAAGCCCGATGCTAAAGACGCCGGTCGAGAAGTGGCTCCAGACCGAGGATCGGCTGTCCCGTGAAGAAGGCCCTCTGCCGTATGGTCCCGAGGAGCCCAGCCGTAG TCCCGACCTTTACAGCAATCTCTTTGGTCCGAAGATAAGTGCCAGTGAAAACATTCCCGGCACACCCATGGACACACCGGACATCGTTTCCGAGTTCAACAAAAGCTTCAATTCCAGCACCACGAGCATCATCAACGAGCGGCGACGATCGTCCTCGAAGTTGCTTGGGCTTGGTGGGGCCGACCGGAACGATCCGGTCACAGTCGGCGGCGGTACGCACAGTTCGCTCAGCGATCAACCTATCGGCGGTACTGCACCGGGTGGCCAAAGTTACGGGGGTTCCCTCGGGAAGGGAAGCCTACGAAATCTGCTCAAGCTACGCAAGGCTTCCGACCAGTCCCAGGACACCAGGCGTTCCAGTCAGCAGGATAAAGAG GGCCTGGATCCAGAGTCTCTGATGTTTCGCGACGGTCGCCGGAAGATAGACATGATGCTGTGCTACGAAGAGGACGATCAAGGTGTGATGACCGAGCTGGAAGCTTTGAAGCGTCACCAACGCAAACTGTTTCAGGAAAACCTCATCCGCGAAGGCCTAGAGTTTGAGGTGGAGGACAAAGCGCAGGCGTTCGATGGGAAAACGTTTTTCGTCAAAATTCACATTCCCTGGCGGACGGAGTCACGCTACGCGGAAGTGATGAATTTGAAGCTGCCGGTAAAACGGTTCATTACAATCAGTGTCAAG GAAGAGGAAACTGCCCTCCGTCGGCAGCAAAACAGAATTTTGAGCTACTGGAACCGACTGATGTCCATGACCGAGTACAACCATGGCCGAATCGAAAAGGAGCCATCCTTCTACTCGGCCACGGCAAATGGAAATCCGGAGGAGCAGTTTATTGTGAAGGACCGCTGCACATCTTACACAAGCGCCCAACGTAGCTTGATCGTTATGCAAATCCTGATGAGGACGCGTTTCGACGAAACGGAAAAGGTGAACAACGTTGGCATTCGCCGACTACTTAACGACGGTACCTATCTGGCCTGTTTTCCGCTGCACGAGGGACGCTACGATAAGGATCATTCGTCTGGTGCTCTATTCGATCGCCGGCTGCTGTACCTGGAGTGGGCCCGTCCGATCAAGTGGTACAAGAAACAGCCGCTCTGTCTAGTGCGTAAATATTTTGGAGACAAAATTGCACTGTACTTCTGTTGGCTCGGATTCTACACCAAAATGCTGTATGCTCCGGCTATAGTTGGGCTGTTTTGTTTCCTGTACGGGCTCGCATCGATGGACTCGAGCGATAACATTCCGACGAAGGAAATCTGTGACGAGAATGGGCCCGGCAAAACGATTCTGTGCCCGCTGTGTGATCGAGCCTGCAGCTATCAGCAGCTGCACGAGTCGTGCTTCTTTGCCCAGCTCACCTATCTGTTTGACAATCCGTCCACCGTGTTCTTTGCGATCTTCATGTCCTTTTGGGCGACCACCTTTCTAGAGCTGTGGAAACGGAAGCAATCGGTACTGGTGTGGGAATGGGATCTGCAGAACATCGAAAATGAGGAAGACATGCGACCCGAGTTCGAAACGACCGTTAAAACGTTCCGCATTAATCCGGTGACGCGCGAGAAGGAACCTTACATGCCAACGTGGACTCGGGCCGTGCGTTTCGTAGCTACATCTAGTGCCGTCTTATTCATG ATTTCTGTCGTCCTTGGTGCCGTGCTGGGAACGATCATCTATCGAATATCACTCGTTTCGGTCATCTACAGCGGAGGAGGATCGTTTTTCCGTACGCATGCCAAACTATTTACCACCATGACCGCTGCACTTATCAAtcttatcatcatcatgctaCTTACTCGG ATTTACCACAAGTTAGCTCTCTACCTAACGAACATGGAAAATCCACGCACGCAGACAGAGTACGAAGATTCGTACACGGTGAAAATATTCGTATTTGAGTTTATGAACTTTTACAGTTCGCTCATCTACATAGCATTCTTCAAGGGCCGGTTTTACGACTATCCCGGTGATGATGTGGCGAGAAAGAGTGAATTTCTACGGTTGAAAGGTGATATTTGCGATCCGGCTGGCTGTCTGAGTGAACTTTGCATTCAGCTGGCCATCATCATGGTGGGCAAACAGTGCTGGAACAACTTTATGGAGTATTTTTTCCC TGCCTTTTACAATTGGTGGCGTCAGCGGAAACACAAGCAGCTTACGAAGGACGAAACACACCTGCATATGGCATGGGAGCAGGACTACCATTTGCAGGACCCTGGAAAGTTGGCCTTGTTTGATGAGTATCTGGAAATGA TCGTTCAATACGGATTCGTAACGCTGTTTGTAGCTGCCTTCCCGCTGGCACCTTTATTTGCGCTGCTGAACAACATTGCAGAAATTAGGCTAGACGCATATAAAATGGTAACGCAATCACGGCGTCCGCTAGCTGAACGAGTGGAAGACATTGGTGCTTGGTATGGTATACTGAAAATCATAACCTACACCGCTGTCGTGTCAAAC GCCTTCGTTATCGCTTACACTAGTGACTTCATTCCGCGAATGGTTTATAAGTACGTTTACTCACCACAATTCTCATTGCACGGGTATATCGAGCACTCGCTTTCGA CTTTCAACACCTCGGACTACAAAGAGGAGTGGGGCACTAAGACGGAATCGGACCCGGACACCTGCCAGTACAGAGGTTATCGTAACGGCCCGGATGCCGACGAGCAGTACGGCCTAAGTCCTCACTATTGGCATGTGTTTGCGGCGCGTTTGGCGTTTGTCGTGATATTCGAGCACATTGTGTTCGTGCTGACCGGTATCATGCAGTTCATCATACCCGATATACCGATCGAGGTTAAGACGCAGATGCAACGCGAACAGCTGCTAGCGAAGGAAGCCAAATATCAGCACGGGTTGAAGAAATCGCGTGAAACGGATTACGAAGAGATTCTGCACACGCTGCGCGagcaaagcaacaacagcaggcaAGGTAATTGGAA GAATGCGTGGCAGCTGGGCACGTCGTCTAAGTAG